Within Vicia villosa cultivar HV-30 ecotype Madison, WI unplaced genomic scaffold, Vvil1.0 ctg.001659F_1_1, whole genome shotgun sequence, the genomic segment gtgcctataaatatgaagttctgatgagaagcaaggttaccaattctaaaCAAacctattctgaaaaacttgctgaaacgctgttcaattcaaagctcagaaactccatcttcatcaaagctcactacattgctgttgtaatatattagtgagattaagcttaaacgttaagagaaatatcactgttgtgattatagcttttcagaagcatttgtaatactcttagaattgattacattaatttgtaagtaactagagtgatcaggatactctaggaagtcttagcttgtgtctaagtagttgtaattagagtgatcacgtggtggtcaggatactctaagaaagtcttagcttgtgtctaagcatttgttcctagagtgatcaggttgtgatcaggatactctagaagacttagtcgtgggctaagtggaaaaccattgtaatctgttgcgattagtggattaaatcctcaagtgaggtaaatcactccgtgggggtggactggagtagtttagttaacaacgaaccaggataaaaataactgtgcaaattgtttttatctttcaagtatttaagactacacttattcaaaccccccctttctaagtgtttttctatccttcacatcctACCCTGACGAAAGAGGGTACCCCTAATAGGTAGATGATGCATGCATGCCACATCATCTAGGGTGATAGTAATCTCACCGTGGGGTAGATGGAAGGAGGAGGTCTCAGGATGCCATCTTTCCACAAAGGCTGCAAGCATACCATTATGTATAGTATGGTAGCCGAGCGTACAAAGGCCCCTCAAGCCTGAAGCTGCCAGTACCTCCTAAAATCATGGCTGGTCAGGCTGCACGAGATCCCTAATCTTCCGCCCATGGTTGTAGAACCTCTGGGAGCCCTGCtctgaaattttataaaaaatttaaatggtCAGTAATAATCAAGGTGAGAgctgaagaaaataaataaatatgtaactATCAAATAAAACTTACATCTCCATCCCATATACGTCTTGCAGCATGATCATCATATCCAGTAAGTAGAGAGGTGTCTACGAGTCCACCAGGGTACCAAACGGGTTCTGGCACAAGCATTGGCCCCCGCGGATCATCCTCGTGTACCTCCGGAGGTGGCCCGGCAGAAGAAGCAATGCCCCGATGAGGTCTGCGCGAGGATGGTGGCAACTCTGATGTAGAAATACCCTTAGGATCATCCTGAGGTCTCCGTGATGGAGTAGTAGACTTAGAAAGCCCGGTTGGAGCGGGTGATGGAGTGGGCCTGGCTAAAGCACGTGATAGAATGGGCCCGGCTGAAGCGGGTGATGGAATGGGCCTGACTGATGCAGGTGAACGAATGGGCCCGACTGGAGCGGGTGATGGAGTAGGCCTAGCTGATGCAGGTGAAAGAATGGGCCCGGCTGTAGCAGGTGTGTTGGATGTAGAAGTAAAAGGTGGATCAGGTACAACCGCAGCTCCATCGGTCACCTGAGATACTGTGCGCAACGTTCGTTCTCGCTGAACGGATGCGTGTTGTGCTGTCCTACCATGTATGTCCCTGTCCGGACCGTGAGTCATGATGTCTGCATTATGATACAAAAGTGATCGGGTTAGAAACTGTGtgtttataaataaacataaatataaaaacaaaagaatacaCTTCcctagatccatctacggaagcaccatTCTTCCAAAAAACctgggtgcttccgtagatggatctacggaaggaCCTTTCTTTCAAAAACTTTGGgtgtttccgtagatgcatctacggaagtgccCTAACGTTCATCTCTTCTGTAGATGGATCTATGGAAGCTACTAAAAGCAAAGAATGCAACAATGACGTCTTCTCCACTGTTCAATCACCAGAAAACCATTTTTGTGCCTTGATCGTGCGTTTAAACCCTAAAACATTACCTACATTGTCTATAAACACTATTTCTAAACCTATCCAATCAACTATACACCTAAATATCGAATTCTAATTCGATTTCACAactactctaaaataactcgaaatATCAAAAACTTATCGATTAAATTGATATTTGAACTAGATGGAATGTGTAGGTTGTTGATGTTAACAATGCCGACCGAACTCGAGAGAAAAAAATGCAATGGAGGGAGTTGTTTGATTTTTGGGTTGGGAGGGTTTTTGAGAGAGAGAGCAAGAGCAAATGAAAACTGAAGAATGGGGATGAGAAGAGTCTGGCGTGAAGTATAACATCaaactcttccgtagatgcatctacggaacaaaataaatttaaacaaaaaaaaagtgcTTCCGGAGATCTATCTACAGAAACACGAGAGCAAAATAAGGTCCTTTTCAACCATTTTCCATATAACACAACAGATAACAAAAACAATCACCAAGGAATAATATGAAAAATACTAAGGAACCCCAAATCCAATTGtgttgttgtgttgtgttgtgtaTGATTGACTTGTGAGTTCTCCACGTATTCAGATAAAGCACCTACCTCATGCTACGTCATCATTTCCTTCcttaattttttctttctttccgtTTCTGTTTTACACCACGCAACCACttcatctatttcactcttttctcttctccttcaattttttttatcttcaatTTCTATCTCCAGTGACGCGAGCTCAATTTTCTCTCCAAATTCTTCAACCGTTACATGGCAGTTAAATCGCATAGCACCAACAATTTTCTATCGTTAAGGTAATCCATTGGCCCCTCTTCGCTGAATCAGTAATAACCAGGAAGCTAGGTTTAGTTTTAccgtttgtttgtttgtttgttttttaccTTGCACACGAGTTGTTTGACGAAATTCCTAACTGAAATTCTAATCCTTGAACTCTTATGTTTCCGTTTTGTTTtatcaattttcaattttttgcAATACTGTTGTCTTTCACTGCGGGATTATGTATGTTTAAACTAGAATTTGTGAAGAATAGTTTATGTTAGTTATGATGCGTTATTTTCTTGCAAGTAGTAACTAATATAGTGTATGTTTGGTTTAGCTTTTGTAAGAGAGAAAAACAATCCAAGAGGTGTATAATTTATTTTGcaatgattttgaggtgtttggttcTTCTAAAGTAGAATTAATTCTGCCTACATAATTGATTATACTtatacttgaagctagaatttgtagcttttgaatttaaacgtgatttttacattgaaatattttgttcaaaTCAATTTTGCATAATGTTATATAAACATAAATCAGTTtacattcaactcacttttaatgataatcaattttacataatcaatttattcaaaatcaatttttttcaccaCAGAACTAAACATCCTTTGTGTTTGGTTTTTCTAAAGTAGAAGTGAATCTGCCTTTAGAATTGATTCTagttgaagctagaatttgtagcttttgagtttaaatgtaatttttatattgaaatttattgttcaactcttTCGTATAAagttatccaaacataaatcactttacattCAACTTACTTTTAACCAGAATCAATTTTACACAATtaattcattcaaaatcaattttttcccaCTGCAGAACCAAACACACGCATAGATTCAGTGCTCTGTCAAATAGTGGCTTTAGCAGCACCATAGACCAGAGTTTATACAAACCACTATTCTTATGTGAGACGCGATTTATTTAGTCAAGATGTTGTATAATAGTGGTTATAATTGTGCTTTAGTGTATCAGAATTTGAACAACCCGCAATTTTCTACAATCTGCGATTGACAACACTGTATAGGTTACTGTGCTGCAGGAAATAGTATGGTTgtatttgttatatatattttttccctGTGATTACTGCATTCCTCTGAGCTTAGTTTTATGTATAGCTTGTATATGTGTGTGTGCTGTTTCTAATTGCAATTCATTTTGCAGTTCCTCGAATTGCCGGCTTTCAAATGGTTCCTATTGTGTAGGGAGGAAATTGTCTAACTTGCATTGTCTACTATTAAGTAAATGGGGCAGTACAAGAAAGGGATGCCTAATACAACATGATTTGCCATCATCAAGCAGTGGTCATGGTGCAGCGGGctgtaaaaaatattatttaacatTTTCTAAGACTGGAAGGAGTTTACACTTGTTCCCATTTGCCACCTCTGATGATGGTATGACTGTCAATGGGAGTCCACAAGCTGACACCAATGCTAACCTTGAAAAAATGAGGGTTAAACTGGATAGTTCACTTGAAGATGAAAACTTTTATGATGGACTTGTTCAAGCTTTAAATGATGCAGCCAGAGTTTTTGAGCTAGCAATTAAAGAACATAAATCGTACTCACGTGTATCCTGGTTTTCAACAGCTTGGCTTGGGGTAGACCAAACTGCATGGGTGAAGGCATTGTCATGTCAGGTATCATCAGGACTTTAATTATTACACAGTGTTACTAATGTTTGATTCATGTCATCTTGAAAGCATGATATGCATTTGTGAATATGAAGCTTTGACAGACAGCCATTGTTATGGCATGCTGTTCTCTTGTTTAAATTGTAACAAATACACGCTAAGTGAACTGTCAAAGGAATATGGGTAATTAAGCTTTATTTTGCATGCCTTCTTGGTGTTTTTGACAAATACATGCAGCAATGTATGTCAATACTTTGAAGCAATGGTTTATATTTTTATCCAACAAATTGACCTTCTTGTTTCCTTTAACCAATTTATAGGGTTACATTTAAATGTGTACTAATGATATTGTGCTATGGTTCTTGAAAGACCCATTACTATTGACTAGCTGGCAGCTAAATCTCCGGCTTCGAGTAATTTAGTGTATTGCATAGCTAGGGTCATTTGGCTTCAGCTACTTTgctaaaattttaaattacttttctTTGTAATGAAAGTGTTGTTAAGAATcataagagaaaaataaatcaggTAAGAATCAAAGTAATCAGAGTTTATTTGCTCGGCCAAGGGA encodes:
- the LOC131636191 gene encoding extensin-like; translation: MTHGPDRDIHGRTAQHASVQRERTLRTVSQVTDGAAVVPDPPFTSTSNTPATAGPILSPASARPTPSPAPVGPIRSPASVRPIPSPASAGPILSRALARPTPSPAPTGLSKSTTPSRRPQDDPKGISTSELPPSSRRPHRGIASSAGPPPEVHEDDPRGPMLVPEPVWYPGGLVDTSLLTGYDDHAARRIWDGDSRAPRGSTTMGGRLGISCSLTSHDFRRYWQLQA